The sequence below is a genomic window from Ipomoea triloba cultivar NCNSP0323 chromosome 10, ASM357664v1.
aaattaaattaatcattatttagcattattcaattaatttgattttacatCGACTTTTGTAGTATAAGTTTCAAGTATTTATCATGAATTATTGTGTTGAGAGTGATATTGTAAATACGGACTGTATTCTGTATACAATAGAAGCTACGGATAGATCGGTTCGGTCTAGAATATTTAGACTAGAATCTATTTAGATGAAATACCAAGCTCGAGTAACCTAACAGTAGGTTAGAGGTCTCCGAATTCTCTTTAGCTATCaggaatcaactaaaaattactCTCTCATGCAtttaatgcggtatttatagtgAAGCTAGGAGACAATTTTCGAGCCATCAGCATGGCAGGCATGTGGAGCGCATGCACCGGCCCCTGGTCGAACGAAATTGTGACCATACACGGGGGGCGAGATGTTCTTCACACCACTTAGGTGTTGAGGCATAGCAATCGGGCCGAGCTCTCGGGGTCGGAGGCGAGGCCTTGACATAGTCAGCCCAGGGAAGAGATCATGAGGTCAGCCTACTATGGGAAGTTAGGAAGTGCAACCTTTCGGTCGGGCCTGATCAGCCTGGATTCCGGTCGTGCCGCGCATTTGGTCTGGCCGCACTGATCCTGGTCCCCTATGGGGTATTCCCTATCAAGGAGaaaactttatttttgttattcttGATAGTAATTCTcaagataaatttttataatcGCTTATattaaatagagttaatttcggTGAAGTcctttgtattttgtgtcaatttcaaatttagtatcAGTTTATCATTTGTATCATTTAACACCTCAAACTATCACATTTTagatatttctaaaaaaaaaaatcacattttagATATTCTACTTTGGTCATTTTGATGATTTTTATGATGAAATCATATTTTAGGCAAACATATTTTtatctctttaattttttaaattatttctctaaTGAGTTAATTCAAGCGGAGGTCCATTGTCTTTGGTTGCACTTTCAAAGTTAGTCCTAGACaattgtttttgtcatttaagaCTACATGctattatattttgtcactTTTGGTTATTCTGATGACTTTTTCCGATGAAatcatattttatgaaaaaaaaattcgatgacaaaaaaaatacttttttttattataaatattttcttggCTCTACAACTATAGTAGATGATTCAGAGAATGGTGACATCTTGAGTATTTCAACTGCATTGCAAAATGACTTCCCTATACTCGAAGGTCCTcactatttaatattatatttactagtataagtattaaatttcatattgaCTCGATCAGTCTCGTCTGAGAGACGAAAGCTAGGGGAGCGAATGAGATTAGATACCCCAGTAGTCCTAGCCGTAAACGATGGATACTAGGCGCTGTGCGGACAAGAATTCATGATACAATCTCACATAAATTTTTgccatgttattaatattatttatcttTTATGTATAAGTTGTCacctattacatttttttttaaagagtaaagTAAAGGTTGTGGTAAGCTGGTAGTAATGATAATTTGAAAGTAGGGGTGTGCAAGTTGACAAAAGTTTCAGCAGTTGACCAAGAAAAGAGAGATGATGCATTCTTTGGGGAAATTTCAAATGTCCTTGTCATCAATTATGTCTTGCTTTAGTACGGAGTAATACAATTTAATACGGAGTTACTCCAAtcacaatatttttaaattattcacttttttttttaatcattttttctaTTTGTAATATCTTAATTCATATTTAGTTTAAATCGTATATATTAAGTttgatatattgtatttatatacaaaaatcaattattcagcattaaaaataaacttatgtTGATCTCAACGATTTTTACCGTCTGTGTTATCATTTTTCACACAACATTTAATGTCTTAATTTGTGGTTGATTCCCGTGACGTTTATAGAATACCAATTGTTTTAAATTGTTGTGTTTACATTTTTAGAACAATtgaaaaaatacattaaaaaattatttataaattctcACATTTTCGAGAATCAAACAACACGTGTGAAACtcattttacctttttttttttgaataatcaGAAAAATTATAGTCAATACTCAAACATATGTATTGaataaatattatactattGTATAATAATCAGTAAGATAGTAAATCATACATTGAGAAGTAAACTGTAAAAGAGTAAAAGATAGTCACATACATAAATCTGACTCAGAAAATActgataataattaaatttataatttttaaatatgagaATGATGCTTCACACTTGATTTGCAAACGTCATTTCAACTTTAGGAGAATGAGTGGGGAAAGGGGAAATGGAAAAAACACTGAAACGCAACAGCTGTAACATACATATGAATAGTGGCTCTGACTGGTATGAGCAGAATACGATTAAAAAAGGAAGACAAAGTCAATAAGGGGAGGCCATAACCCCATTCTTGCCTGCACAGAATCCAAAATACCAAAATCGGAGAGAACCTTTCAACAAACTCCACGGCAAAATCTTGTTGAATTTTCTTTCtctatctgtttttttttatatcttctGTTAGCATATATAGCAGCGGGCGTATAAAAATCTGGGTCAGCGGCTGAGTCAAAATCCAGTAGGTGTACCGATTTTTTCGCTTGTCGTTTCTTCAAAAAGTATCGATACCCTTTGGATCGGTGAGTGGGAGTTGTTGATATGCCCTTTTCGTGATTTCCAGTGAACTTTTAGAGAACTTGTTGACGAAAAATTTGATTATTGCTCCGCGTTTGAGGTTTCTATTTTTTTCTGTTTATTTGATGCTTTTTTTGATGATCATGgccttgttttgtttttcagaGGTTTTGAATTTCAGGGCTTTGGAGTTTTTAAGGGTAGATGTTGATTGGTGGAGAAAGAAGCTGAGGTTGAGCTGAATTATATGGATTGTCTATGCTGTTTCGATTCGGTGAGGTCTTGGTAGTTGCTATTTTGGGATTTATTCAATTCTTATATCATCATGCTGctgcttattattattttaatttttatctgtTTGGTGTGGCTCTTAAATCTGAATGGACTATAACAATGGCAATGATTCATTAGTTGTTTGGGTTTAAAGTTTTGATTCCCTTATGTGGCTGTATGCTTTCAATTTGTGCCTTTTATCAGTGGAAATACTGCTAGAGTGCTAGGGTTTCAGCTGAATTATGTGAAAAAATTGAAGGATGTACATGTTTGGTTTTTATTGGAGATAGGAAGTTTTGGATGAAAGGGGCTGTTTACTTTGCTCCTTACATCTATTGCTGGATTGTGTTCCCTTATTTGAATGATGATGACTCTGAGTATGGGATCATAAGAATTTATAACTTCGTGATTTCCCCTATGTGGTTTGTTATTCTGTATTTGGATTTTGGACACGCTGCAAAATAAGTGTGGTTTTGGGCGCACTGGTTTCAAAACTGATGTTATACTGCCACTTTAGCTTGCAGGAGGACGGTCGTCATGTGGCTCTGGCAAGGGAAGAAGCCACCACGGGCCTGCCAAGTTTGGTTTCAACCTTGTTAAAGGGAAAGCAAGCCATCCCATGGAGGATTTCCATGTTGCGAAGTTTGTTCAGATGCACGGACGTGAGCTAGGGCTCTTTGCTATTTATGACGGGCATTTGGGAGACAGTGTACCTGCATATTTGCAAAAGCATTTATTTTCCAATATCTTGAAGGAGGTTAGCTACGTTTTATGTCAAAGCAAGTGTTAGAAGTATATTTCTGGATTTCCTGGTTTATACAGAATAAGTGCTTGTTATGTTTTCTGTGCATTTCACTCTTTCTTTCTTACATGGATAATTATCTGGCAATATTTATGATATAGACGTATCAAGAGATTGGTGTACTTACATTTTATACACATATTTTTAGAAACGGGTGCTTTTCTTGTCTTGACAAGTTAGATGTTCTTTAACGTGGTTGCATTTTTTCTTTGTCTGGGAAGTGTTAATGCTGTTATGTGAATAAAGCTTGCTAACATTTTTAAGGATATTCAAGCTTTGTGCATGTAGAGATGCTGTGATTGGAAATGTACCTGTTTTTTAGTTATTGTGACACCTATTTCATCGATGTATTCAATATCTGATTTTGAACTTGTGCAATGACCCTTTTCATATACTGTTACCAATTGCAGAATGACTTCTGGACTGATCCACAGACAGCGATCTTTAAAGCGTACGAGAGAACTGATCAGGCTATTCTCTCGCACAGTCCCGATCTAGGGAGAGGTGGGTCGACTGCAGTCACTGCAATTCTCATAAATGGCCAGAAATTGTGGGTAGCTAATGTTGGGGATTCACGAGCAGTCCTTTCTAGACGGGGGGAGGCTATACAATTGTCGATTGATCATGAGCCCAATACTGAGCGAGGCAGCATAGAAGATAGAGGTGGCTTTGTTTCAAACATGCCAGGTTGCCGTTACATAAGATGTGCTTATTCATAATTCATATACATATGTCACATTTCATGCTACCTAAGCCTGTACTTTCTTGAATGCCCTCAATAGAAGCCTTTATGATCATATCTATACTATTGCTGAACGCCTTATCGTCCAATGTCCTTGATTTTAGgctattaaatttgtttttgcGTAAATTTGCTCCCCCCCACCCGGTCCCCGGGGCTTAATCTGTCTTTAAAATCATGATGCATTTTGTTGTTCGAATGCTTCTTATACATAACAATGGCATAAAACCTATTTGAATTCCTATCTCAGGAGATGTTGCAAGAGTAAATGGCCAACTTGCTGTTTCTCGTGCTTTTGGAGACAAGAACTTGAAGACGCACTTGCGATCTGACCCTGACGTTACTAGCGCTGATATCAATCCAGATATCGAGCTCCTCATCCTTGCCAGTGATGGCCTGTGGAAGGTGCCCCCCTTGCGCTTACCCTCTTCCCACTAACACTTCCTTCCATCTCTTCTTTTCTTGATACCATCTGTCAATCTCCACGCAGGTCATGTCCAACCAAGAGGCAGTTGACATTGCAAAGAAGATTAAGGACCCCCAGAAGGCAGCCAAGCAATTAGCCGCCGAAGCATTGGAACGAGATAGTAAAGACGATATCTCCTGCATCGTTGTCCGGTTTAAAGGGTAAAACCCTGTACACAAGCGATGATCCCGGTgtgcagtatatatatttatttatatagggGACATCTGTTAGGATGACACCAGAATTTACAGAAAAAAACAGGCCCTAAAATTCTTCGGTATCAGCATAAACCATTCCATGTATCCTTCAAGTGATTATATGTGTCCCTCCCCTTCTCTTCTGTAATATGTTAGATTCTTTTTACTCGGGATGTGTGATGACTAGATGTTTGGTTTCTTGAGCGTGTAGATTCATATGATAgctgttattattatcattatttttttttcgaaaatttGCCTGCAGACATTGGAGATTTAGGTATTGACAGACTTTGGTTTTCATGTAATGTTTGATGAAATGGACCAGCTTTTCTTTGTATGATTGAAGTATTTATTTGAAACCTCTTTCAATAGAGTTATTTGATCAGTCTAGTCATGTTCCATCTGATAGAATTTGAATGATTACACAGCTTATAGCCCCTTGttatctttgtttttgtttcatgCTTTTATAgttgtctcattttatttgttctatttattattcattgattaaattacatttttatctatgcttattttctttaatattttttgggGATAATGGTGGGGAAACCCAAGAATAATTACTCCTATTTACAATGAATGATTAGTTatctttatctgaaaaatgtcaatatcaaaattttgtaatatgaaTTAAACAATTGGGAGCGGATATTAacttgagaaaatagttatgaaaaAATATGGTTAATAAATACGATGTGGTGAAGATAAATGGCTGAAAGATAAATAATAActgaaaaaatcaatttgaGCGTGAGTGACATGCACTTTTAAGAGAACCTCCTATGAATGATTTAAAAAACGTGGTCggataaaaaatacaaaattttaattttaattcaaatatagaAGCTGAAAAGCTAATGAAAACAGCTCCCTCCATACTAGCGGTTTTTCTTGGAAAAGAAGTTGGGATCGTATTCGTACATTTTCATTTCCAGTATATTCCACGCTAGACGGCGCTAAACCCACGGGATTTTTCTAAACCTCCCTTAAACCCTCTCAAAACCCCTAAATTCGCCGATTAATCTGCGGCCATGCCGAGGCTATCGAAGCTCAACGTCTCCAACCCCAAGCTATGGGTGGTGATCGGCGTTAGCGTCGCTGGAGTTCTAATCCTTGCTGAGGTtcaccgccgccgccggcggctTAGAGTTAGGGAAGACTTTGGAGCCTTCATCGAACGCTTCGAGCTGCTTCCTTTTCCTCAACAGCCTCCTCCGGCCGCTCGGCTTCCCCTCTCTGGCCTTACATTTGCGATCAATGACAAGTCGGTCTATGATGCCcttctgtaaaaaaaaatttgaagtatggtgtttttctttttgtttttgttaaacTAACTTTTTGTAGTTTTGTAGTATTGATGTGAAGGGGTACGTGACCGGGTTTGGAAGTCCGGAGTGGAAGCGGACGCATGAAGCCGCCGGAATAACGGCGATGGTTGTGACGGCTCTGCTGAAGGCCGGAGCTACTTGTATTGGCAAGACAGTTATGGATGAGCTCGGTTTGGGGTAAGGTGTATTCATTTCATAGTTTTTGAGGCCGAGGGAGGTAACTCTAACTTAGTAATACTCTTGCAACATGGTCTCAGGTTCACCGGAAAGAATGCACACTATGGAACTCCAACTAACCCAAAATTGCCATCTCACATTCCCGGTGGCGCATCCAGTGGTTCAGCTGTAGCTGTTGCTTCCAAACTTGTTGATTTTGCTCTTGGTATGGATTTATTGCCTTCAACACAAGGAACTGAGATCTTTGGGAAGAATTACTTCCCATCAGATCATGAGTTACTTCATAATGCACAATCTAAAGCATCTTCAAAAAACCTAAATAGGATTTCTatgtttggaaaaaaataatagaaaaggCAAGCATGGCCAATTTTAGTGAAACGGAGAAAGTATCTTACAGAGCATTGAGTATGTTGTAGATTTTATGCCATTTGCTTTTGGTAGGTGCATTTCAATATGGTGGTAATATTGCATACTGATATGTGTTTCTGTATTTTAGGTACTGATACCACCGGGTGTATAAGATTGCCGGCATCATTTTGTGGTGTTATTGGCTTTAGACCATCTCATGGGATTGTGTCAACTATTGGTGTACTGCCACTCTCCCAAAGTTTAGACACCATTGGTAGGTTTCAGTctaaaaacaaacaatttaaGTTTATTGGCTTTGTTGTTTGGGCTGCTTGGCATTGTTCTAGCCAGATTTCCCTTTTTGACATTGGTGCTTGCAGTGTCAATTGTTTAACACAATGGAAATATTTTTATGCAGGTTGGTTATCTCATGATCCTTCCATTTTGCATAAAGTTGGACATCTGTTACTTCAGCTTTCCCCCTCTGAACCCAAGAGGATGGGTCGCTTTCTTATAGCTGATGATCTTTTTCAACTGTCTAAGGTTCCCTCACAGAAGACAATCGATATTGTCAAGAGATCAACAGAAAAATTATCTGGCTGTAAGTTGCAGTTCGTTTGTTTTGATCACATGATATCAGCTTCATTTCATTCAGTGGAATATGCTGTATGGCGGGCTATAACTTCTGAGCACACACTGTTGTTCTACTAATAGATCATAAGCATGTCTGAAAATTAAGTGAAACTCCATACTTGTGTTGGTAGTACAGATCATACACCACTGCATATCAATCTTGGGAAGTACATCGCTACAAATGTTCCCAGCTTGAAAGGTTTTTCTGAAGAACCAACTCGTCAGCAACAAGGAATTTCAACTTTACAAGCTATCTCTACTGTGATGTTTCAACTGCTGAGGTACATTTATAAGTTTTAGTTGTTTGTCTGATCAAGTGAAGCTTGAAAGACAATGTGAAATACTTCCTTTGCAGTTTGTAATCTTGaattaatcattaatcattGCTTAACTGTTTCTGTTGGTAGATTcttttcgactttcaatttatttctttttcttaaagCAGACACCTGTGCAGTCTCAACCACTGGTTGCCTTGTTTTTATATTGAGCATACTacaaatttaatatgaaaaatactGGTGATGGATGATGTGATTTCTTTTCAGTTACGAGTTCAAAACAAATTATGAAGGATGGATAAATGAAGTCAAACCCAAGTTTGTTTCTGATGTTGCTGATTGTGTTACTGCTGCAATTACCTCAATACCTAAAAACATTAAACTTCTCTATAAGATCAGGACTGAATTGCGAGCTGCTCTTGACAGTCTCTTGAAGGTACATGTGTAAAGTTTtactatttttctttgtttttacaAATGCAGTGGATGAAGAAGTTATTGTGCTACTTGTGGGCTAGGGCGAGATCTATTTTGGAGTGAATTCCTAAAGTTGTGGCTGTAAAGTAAACCTTGAGTTCAGAGTGAGATCTAATTTTGGAGTGAAAACCTCAAGTTCAGAGTCTGATATACTTTGGAGTTAATTGGGACAACATGATTAATACTAAGTATCTATGTTGATTCTTCTGACCGTGCTTTGTCTGTGGATTGTTTAATACCTTGTATCTGATgaattttttcatttcattgTATTTAAAGGACGATGGGATATTAGTAATTCCCACTGTGGCAGACCCTCCATCAAAACTACTTTCAAAGGAAGGTCTATCTACTGAAGTTCGTGATAGAACATTTACTTTATTGAGCATTGCCAGTTTGTCAGGCTGTTGTCAGGTACTTTTATGTATCAATTTAATGATTAATGTTTTAGTTTCTCTCCCAAAAGTGTGCATGGCATGCTAAAAAGAGGATCATTTGTTTTAAATATCAGGCAGCCATTCCATTCGGAGAACACGAAAAATATCCAGTCTCTGTGTCATTTATTGCATCACACAGAAGTGATAAGTTTTTGCTTGATACCATCCTGGATATGTTTTCCTCTCTTCAAGAGGAAGTGAGCGAGGTTTCAAAAGCTTTAC
It includes:
- the LOC116032584 gene encoding probable protein phosphatase 2C 10 isoform X1: MDCLCCFDSLAGGRSSCGSGKGRSHHGPAKFGFNLVKGKASHPMEDFHVAKFVQMHGRELGLFAIYDGHLGDSVPAYLQKHLFSNILKENDFWTDPQTAIFKAYERTDQAILSHSPDLGRGGSTAVTAILINGQKLWVANVGDSRAVLSRRGEAIQLSIDHEPNTERGSIEDRGGFVSNMPGDVARVNGQLAVSRAFGDKNLKTHLRSDPDVTSADINPDIELLILASDGLWKVMSNQEAVDIAKKIKDPQKAAKQLAAEALERDSKDDISCIVVRFKG
- the LOC116032584 gene encoding probable protein phosphatase 2C 10 isoform X2, encoding MLFRFGGRSSCGSGKGRSHHGPAKFGFNLVKGKASHPMEDFHVAKFVQMHGRELGLFAIYDGHLGDSVPAYLQKHLFSNILKENDFWTDPQTAIFKAYERTDQAILSHSPDLGRGGSTAVTAILINGQKLWVANVGDSRAVLSRRGEAIQLSIDHEPNTERGSIEDRGGFVSNMPGDVARVNGQLAVSRAFGDKNLKTHLRSDPDVTSADINPDIELLILASDGLWKVMSNQEAVDIAKKIKDPQKAAKQLAAEALERDSKDDISCIVVRFKG
- the LOC116031902 gene encoding outer envelope protein 64, mitochondrial-like, which translates into the protein MPRLSKLNVSNPKLWVVIGVSVAGVLILAEVHRRRRRLRVREDFGAFIERFELLPFPQQPPPAARLPLSGLTFAINDNIDVKGYVTGFGSPEWKRTHEAAGITAMVVTALLKAGATCIGKTVMDELGLGFTGKNAHYGTPTNPKLPSHIPGGASSGSAVAVASKLVDFALGTDTTGCIRLPASFCGVIGFRPSHGIVSTIGVLPLSQSLDTIGWLSHDPSILHKVGHLLLQLSPSEPKRMGRFLIADDLFQLSKVPSQKTIDIVKRSTEKLSGYHTPLHINLGKYIATNVPSLKGFSEEPTRQQQGISTLQAISTVMFQLLSYEFKTNYEGWINEVKPKFVSDVADCVTAAITSIPKNIKLLYKIRTELRAALDSLLKDDGILVIPTVADPPSKLLSKEGLSTEVRDRTFTLLSIASLSGCCQAAIPFGEHEKYPVSVSFIASHRSDKFLLDTILDMFSSLQEEVSEVSKALPLPDDSADDSELLKEKGNAAYKGKQWDKAISYYTEAIKLNEMNATFYSNRAAAYLELGCFQQAIKDCTVAISLNKKNVKAYLRRGTARESLLFYNDALQDFRHALILEPKNKVASQAEERLRKLIS